The DNA sequence CGTGTTTTTCTGGATATTCTTGCTACCGGTCAGGTGAAATGCCCCTATTGCGGCACTGAATACCACTTGATTCCTGGCACCGAACCACACGGCCACTGATATTGGCTCCAAACGGAGCTCCGCTATGTCACGCATCCTCGTTATCGCCCCACATTGGATTGGGGATGCGGTCATGTCCTTGCCGCTCATCACCCTCATTCATACCAAGTTTCCTAATTCCAGCATTGATGTTCTGTGCACCCCATGGGTAGGCCCTATCTACCGCGCCTGTCCTGCCATTGAAACAATCGTCGAACGTGATTTTCAGCACGGCGCTCTGCAGTGGAGCTTACGACGATCAACCGCGCGTGAGCTCAAGAAACAAGCTTATGACGTGGCATTTGTGCTACCGAATAGCATGAAGTCGGCACTGATCCCGTGGCTT is a window from the Polynucleobacter sp. HIN11 genome containing:
- a CDS encoding zinc-finger domain-containing protein, which encodes MSDLNELNAVMVHGNDLPLHCPTKDTPAWNYHPRVFLDILATGQVKCPYCGTEYHLIPGTEPHGH